In Granulicatella elegans, one genomic interval encodes:
- the arcA gene encoding arginine deiminase, translating to MMSNPIHVFSEIGRLKKVCLHRPGKELENLMPDYLERLLFDDIPYLEDAQKEHDAFAETLRNAGVEVLYLEKLAAEAIDAAGVREKFVDEWLSEAGVASVASQKAIKEHLLSLPTFDLVLKTMEGFRKTEVQAEATTLAGMYETDYPFVVDPMPNLYFTRDPFATMANGVSLNHMYADTRNRETIYGKYIFTYHPVYGNGNVPFFYDRTEDTRIEGGDELVLSKEVLAVGISQRTDARSIEKIAQKLFAETDFKQVLAFVIGENRKFMHLDTVFTHIDYDKFTIHPEIQGGLKVFSITKGENGALNIELTEDKLENVLAKALGLPSVTLIPCGGGDPVEAAREQWNDGSNTLTIAPGEVVVYDRNVVTNEILEKYGIKLHKIRGSELVRGRGGPRCMSMPFEREDL from the coding sequence ATTATGTCAAACCCAATTCACGTATTTTCTGAAATTGGACGTTTAAAGAAAGTTTGTTTGCATCGCCCAGGTAAAGAGTTAGAAAATTTGATGCCAGACTATCTAGAACGTTTATTATTCGATGATATTCCATATTTAGAAGATGCTCAAAAAGAACATGATGCATTTGCTGAAACTCTTCGTAACGCTGGAGTAGAAGTTTTATACTTAGAAAAATTAGCAGCTGAAGCAATTGACGCTGCAGGCGTTCGTGAAAAATTCGTAGATGAATGGTTATCAGAAGCTGGTGTAGCAAGTGTTGCTTCTCAAAAAGCTATTAAAGAACACTTACTATCATTACCAACATTTGATTTGGTATTAAAAACAATGGAAGGATTCCGTAAAACTGAAGTTCAAGCAGAAGCTACAACTTTAGCAGGTATGTACGAAACAGATTATCCATTTGTAGTAGATCCAATGCCAAACTTATACTTCACACGTGATCCATTTGCTACAATGGCAAACGGTGTATCATTAAACCATATGTATGCAGATACACGTAATCGTGAAACAATTTACGGTAAATATATTTTCACTTATCACCCAGTATATGGAAATGGAAATGTTCCATTCTTCTATGACCGTACTGAAGATACTCGTATCGAAGGTGGAGATGAGTTAGTTCTTTCTAAAGAAGTATTAGCTGTAGGTATTTCTCAACGTACAGATGCTCGTTCAATTGAAAAAATTGCTCAAAAATTATTTGCTGAAACTGATTTCAAACAAGTATTAGCATTCGTAATTGGTGAAAACCGTAAATTCATGCATTTAGATACTGTATTTACACATATCGATTATGATAAATTCACTATCCATCCAGAAATTCAAGGCGGATTAAAAGTATTCTCTATTACAAAAGGAGAAAACGGTGCGCTAAACATTGAATTAACTGAAGATAAATTAGAAAATGTATTAGCAAAAGCATTAGGTCTACCTTCTGTAACATTAATCCCTTGCGGTGGAGGAGACCCAGTTGAAGCTGCTCGTGAACAATGGAATGATGGCTCTAATACATTAACAATTGCACCAGGGGAAGTAGTTGTATATGACCGTAACGTTGTTACAAATGAAATCCTAGAAAAATATGGTATTAAATTACACAAAATTCGCGGAAGTGAATTAGTTCGTGGTCGTGGTGGCCCACGTTGTATGTCAATGCCATTCGAACGTGAAGATTTATAA
- a CDS encoding prepilin peptidase, whose protein sequence is MWIWSFIVGCCMGSFLNVVALRLQKEEDFIRGHSHCVECQHELSWKDLIPVLSWMWLRGKCRYCGRSISSRYWMVEVMSGCIFMLMIGIWNGREWTGLLDLWLLASLAIFCSLTDLQEQVIYPKGLVIIGLLHIVIGISCLLCNIHLESVLVAGAFYGGIYIVGYLLWKEEVFGLGDCYYLATVALWYPVKEIVLIGLLSFVAGGGILGLLLIVKKERIERVAFVPFIVIAQVLAMILGVEWFGW, encoded by the coding sequence GTGTGGATATGGAGTTTTATAGTTGGTTGTTGTATGGGGAGTTTTTTGAATGTAGTTGCTTTAAGATTACAAAAGGAAGAAGATTTTATTCGAGGGCATTCTCATTGTGTTGAGTGTCAGCATGAATTAAGTTGGAAAGATTTGATTCCAGTTCTTTCATGGATGTGGTTAAGAGGAAAATGCCGTTATTGTGGAAGAAGTATTTCATCTCGTTATTGGATGGTAGAAGTTATGTCTGGATGTATATTTATGCTCATGATAGGAATCTGGAATGGAAGAGAATGGACGGGATTACTAGATCTGTGGTTGTTGGCAAGTTTAGCCATTTTTTGTAGTTTAACGGATTTGCAAGAGCAAGTGATTTATCCGAAAGGTTTGGTGATAATCGGATTGCTTCATATTGTAATTGGAATTAGTTGTTTACTCTGTAATATACATCTAGAGTCTGTGTTAGTTGCAGGAGCATTTTATGGAGGGATTTATATCGTCGGGTATTTATTATGGAAGGAAGAAGTATTTGGACTGGGAGATTGTTATTATTTGGCAACAGTTGCCTTGTGGTATCCCGTAAAAGAAATTGTACTCATTGGTTTACTTTCATTTGTCGCTGGTGGAGGAATATTAGGGTTGTTGTTGATTGTTAAAAAAGAGCGAATAGAAAGAGTTGCATTTGTTCCATTTATTGTGATAGCCCAAGTATTAGCGATGATTTTAGGTGTGGAATGGTTTGGTTGGTGA